The following DNA comes from Acidobacteriota bacterium.
ATGACTACTATCGACCGGCTGTTCAGCGGCTTTGCCGGGCAGGTCGAGAGCGTGATGGCGGCCGGACCGTTGCGATCACTTCTGGCCGACGGGATCATAGGCGGCGCAGGCTCAGTGCTGGTGTTTCTCCCGCAGATTGTCATCCTCTTTTTCTTTATCGCCCTGCTCGAAGACTCCGGGTATCTGCCGCGTGCGGCTTTCCTGGTCGACCGCATGTTCAGTTGGTGCGGCCTGTCGGGCAAGTCGTTTATTCCGATGCTTTCGTCGTTCGCATGCGCCATTCCGGGCATCATGGCCACACGCACGATTGAGAGCCGTAAGCTGCGCCTTATCACGATCCTGGTTTCGCCACTGATGAGTTGCTCGGCGCGACTTCCCGTCTACGCTATCATGATCGCCGCCTTTATCCCCCACAGGTCCTACTGGGGATTGTTCAACTCGCGCGGTTTGGTGCTCACCGGTTTGTATCTGCTCGGCATATCGGTGGCCGTACTGGTATCGCTGGTGCTGAGCAAGACGCTGTTGCCGTCCCGGCGCGGTACCTTCATGCTGGAGATGCCAAGTTACAAACTGCCGACCCCGCGCTCGATCTACATTCGCGTATACGCCCGTGCCCGTTCCTTCGTCGTGAGAGCCGGCACCCTCATTCTGGCCATCACCATCATCATATGGGCTCTGAGCTACTATCCGAGGCCGCCGGACCTGCAGCAGCCCTTCGAGTTCCGGCAAGCGGCTCTCGGACAGGAATACAACGCTCGCATCGCTGATATCCAGGGCAGGCTCTCTTCGCTCGAGAACCGGAGTCCCCAGACGCCGTCTGTCCGTGTCGAGCAGGTCCGGCAGAGCCTTGCGTCGACGTCTTCACTTGAGGAGCTGGATCGAACGGCCGGCGAATTGTACCGATCCGACGGCGCGAGCCTGGATTTTGTGCGGCTCCTGGTTGAGCGTCGAGAAACCGACCTCACGTTCACACAGGCCCGGCAGGCGATAGGCGCCGAGCAGGCCGGGGCCAACCTCAGGAATTCCTACTTCGGCCGCATCGGCCGCACGGTCGAGCCGGTATTTCGTCCCCTCGGCTGGGACTGGAAAGTGACCATGGCGACGCTGGCTTCTTTCCCGGCCCGGGAAGTGATTATTGCCACCCTGGGCACAATCTTCAACCTCGGAGAGGGCCTTGGCGAAGGCAGCCCGTCGCTCGTCGCCCGGCTGCGGCGAGCCACGTGGGACGACGGACCGAAGAAAGGGCAGCCCCTTTTCACGGTCGCGGTGGCACTTTCGATAACGATCTTCTTTGCGCTTTGTTGCCAGTGCGGGGCAACCCTTGTGACCATCAGGCAGGAAACCAACAGCTGGTGGTACCCGGTGGCCACGTTTGCTTACATGTCCACTCTTGCCTACCTGTGCGCGCTGGCGGCGTACCAGCTTATCGTGCGGTTGGCGTAGTCATGAGCGTATTCTGGCAGGATATGGGTATCGCGGCGGCGGTGATGGTCGCCTTCGTCTATCTTGTCGCCTATGCCGCCCGCCGCAGGAAACGAAGGCGTCCTTGCGCGCAGTGTGGTATTCTACGGGTCGGCCTGCGTGAAGGCGTGCCGCCGGAGCGCCGTCCGGGCGGTTGACTTTCCGTCCGCATACGGTATATTTTCCGCTCCTGGGTACATGTAAGATGCTGCGATCAAATTCGATACTGCTGGGGCAATACCGTCCGCTTGATTCGTTCCTTCACAGCCTGGACGCCCGTGCCAAGCTGTTGCCGGTTCTGCTGGTGTTAGTCCTCGGGCTTCT
Coding sequences within:
- the feoB gene encoding ferrous iron transport protein B, which encodes MNVRPDSAVSPRDVAVAICGNPNSGKTTIFNAITGLRQKVGNYPGVTVERVSGRFGIRSCPESRFTLVDVPGAYSLAAFSPDEYIAAGVLFGHVKDERSPDVIVYVLDATNLERGLYMLFQILQLGRPVVVALNMMDVAWRCGLRIEAAVLSERLGGVPVVPVVGSRNRGIDDLKRAIGRTLTEETGPGQQWYDARVMNVVETLKSASNNGRRSDAEYLRVLFDVAGPAEGSFLRQEEQAGRAVLAGGRQRLIDSFGSLSAAETLPLTASAAEVAAQAVIAPKTGRDSITERLDRVLLHRLLGPVILVALMILMFQSVFSWAEPAMTTIDRLFSGFAGQVESVMAAGPLRSLLADGIIGGAGSVLVFLPQIVILFFFIALLEDSGYLPRAAFLVDRMFSWCGLSGKSFIPMLSSFACAIPGIMATRTIESRKLRLITILVSPLMSCSARLPVYAIMIAAFIPHRSYWGLFNSRGLVLTGLYLLGISVAVLVSLVLSKTLLPSRRGTFMLEMPSYKLPTPRSIYIRVYARARSFVVRAGTLILAITIIIWALSYYPRPPDLQQPFEFRQAALGQEYNARIADIQGRLSSLENRSPQTPSVRVEQVRQSLASTSSLEELDRTAGELYRSDGASLDFVRLLVERRETDLTFTQARQAIGAEQAGANLRNSYFGRIGRTVEPVFRPLGWDWKVTMATLASFPAREVIIATLGTIFNLGEGLGEGSPSLVARLRRATWDDGPKKGQPLFTVAVALSITIFFALCCQCGATLVTIRQETNSWWYPVATFAYMSTLAYLCALAAYQLIVRLA